The DNA window agatggtcacatgtatgtttactatcaactcgaaatgttgcatttgcaatattacttgctcaaataataaaattgaggaatcaatttcccgattatacaatcaagaaaattagacttgataatgctggtgaatttacttcccaaactttcaatgattattgtatgtctatgggaatcattgttgagcatcatgttgctcatgtacatacacagaatggattgactgaatcattgattaaacgtctgcaaatgattgctagaccaatgattatgaaaacaaagctccctatttctatatggggacatgcaattttacacgctgcttcattaattcgcatcagaccaagtgcatatcataaatactccccattgcagcttgcatttggtaaagaaccagacatttctcatctgagaatttttggatgtatggtgtatgtgcctattgcaccaccgcaaagaaagaaaatgggacctcaaagaaaggttggaatttatatcggttatgatagtccatcaatcattcgatatcttgaacctcagacaggcgacgtgttcacagcacgttttgctgattgtcattttaatgaggaaatcttcccaatgttagggggtgaacagaaacataccgaaaaagaaattacatggtatgtatcatcattgttacatctggatccaagaacaaaacaatgtgaaaaagatgtacaacaaattgtacacttgcaaagaatagcaaatcaaataccagatgcatttgcagacacaaaaggggtaactaaatcatatatacatgctgcaaatgcccctgctcgaattgaaattccaaagaaacaaatggaagatactcataatgtcattaaacgcctgaagcgtggaaggccagtcggttccaaggataaaaatcctcgaaaaagaaaattcacagagaaacacgatgatcacaaaataaagaatgacgtttatgaagaaacacatgatgatcacaaaatagagaatggtgttcctgaagaaatacatgatgatgaaaatgttctgtcagaaccacaaactgacgagaatcatgaaatctctatcaattatattaatactggaaaaatatggaaccgaaaagatatagatgaaattgatgatatattttcttataatgtggcaatcgacatcataaatgataacgaagatcatgaaccaaaatcttttggtgaatgtaaaaatcggcaggattggataaaatggaaagatgccatccaggttgaattaaattcgctaaataaacataatgtttttggacctatagtccttacacctgaaggtgtaaaacctgttggatacaaatgggtttttattcgaaagcgaaatgagaaaaatgaaatagtaagatataaagctcgacttgttgcacaaggtttttctcaaaggcctggaattgattatgaagaaacgtattctcctgtgatggatgcaattacgtttcggtatttgattagcttggcggtatctgaaaatttagaaatgcgtcttatggatgttgttacagcttacttatatgaatcacttgatagtaatatatatatgaaaatccctgaaggatttaagatgcctgaagcacaaagttcaaaatccagggaatgttattctgtgaaattacaaagatcattatatgggttaaagcaatcaggtcgaatgtggtataatcgactaagtgatcacttgatgaaaaagggatatgtaaataattcaatatgcccttgtgttttcattaagaaaacaacatccggatgcgtaattattgctgtatatgttgatgatttaaacatcattggaacgaataaagaaattcaagaagctgtgtcatacttgaaggaagaatttgaaatgaaggatcttggaaaaaccaagtattgtctgggtttacaaattgaacaaaaaaaatgtggaatgtttgttcaccagacaaattatacagaaaagatccttaaacgttttaatatggataaagcaaatcctttaagtactccaatggttgttagatcattaaacatagaaaaggatccattccgtccatgtgaagatgatgaagatattcttggtccagaagtaccatatctaagtgccatcggtgcccttatgtaccttacaaattgtacaaggcctgatatatcttttgccgtgaatctgttggcaagatttagcacatatccaacaaagagacactggaacggaattaaacatatattccgttatctacgaggaacgacagacttgggacttttgtattcaaaagatgctaatccaagtataattggttatgctgatgctggatacttatctgatccacacaaggcacgttcccaaactggatatgtatttactcgtggaggcactgcaatatcttggcgttctcagaaacaaacgctcgtaacaacttcatcaaatcatgccgagattattgcactacatgaagcaagtcgtgaatgtgtgtggttaaaatcaatgacccaacatatccaaatttcatgcggattatcatctgatgagaagcctgtgatactatatgaagataatgctgcatgtgttgctcaaatgaaagaaggatacataaaaaacgacagaactaaacatattcctcctaagttcttcgcattcaccaaggagcttgagaagaatagatgtattgatgttcgtcacattcaatcaagtgaaaactcatcagatctcttcacaaaggcacttcctacgtcaatattcagaaagcacatatataatattgggatgcgcaatctacgaaatttgtgaagaattgttcgtgtcaacatcaggaagagtttacgtgactgcactctttttcccttactatggtttttatcccaatgggtttttccaagtaaggtttttaacgaggcagtacaaaaacacgtaatgaagacatcatcgtatcatgattatcatcacaagggggggtattggaaaataatatttaaaatgtgtgtattgaatatttgaatgttgaatatttgaatgttgaaaataagagttgtaaatattgaaaattagtgtgtgatgatgtaggtaatgatgtattttatttttggattatttgtaaagatttcctataaatagatctctcatttgtgaagaaaatcacaattgagtagagagaaaaatattataaagtgtgtagtttggtaaattttgagagtttgagatttttactttttaccataaatttttactttttcacaacaattaCTAAAATATCTTGTACATATTATATATAGTACTATTAAAACCTTAACGGGTCGGATACATATATAGGTATTTGGACCCAAAATTGACACTTACCCGACCTCGAGCCCCATGTTTCATTCACATATCTAGGGGTGTAAACGAACCGAACACGTTCACGAACTTTTCGAGCCGGTTCGAATAATATTTGGTTCGAATTCGAAATTATCGAATTCGAACCGAACTCGAACATATTCGAATATTTTTAGAATCGAATTCGAGCTAAAATTATATTGTTCGATTGTTCGCGAACTTTagcattatatttaaaaaataaataaaatattattaagtatatatatatataatgttcgaatatatatataatattattaagtatattatatataatatataatattataatatatataatattattcgaGTTCGAATCGAATTCGAACTCGAGGCTCAGTTTGAATCGAGTTCGaatcgaaaataataaaagttcgaGTTTCGAATCGAGCTTGGAATATGTTTATTCgaattcgagctcgagctcgaatactgaaaatttcataaaattcgaTTCGATTCGATTCGTTTACAGCCCTACATATATCCACATGTGAGTGGACAGCGGGACCTACAAATAATGAATGcgaatgttaaaatgaatgtgaGAGAATAGATGTGTTAATGTAATGTGTATGTGGCATGTGGACCCCACGATTTTTGATGAGGTGGTGGGTGTTAATGAGGGTGTCCTAAGAAATATAATGTCAAGCCAATACAAAATTATTATCCaactctatttttttttaaaaaaaaaaactatattaaTTAAGAAGCTGCACGATTCACGAAGCCTTGTACGGTCCCCATCAAGGCTCTCTAGACTCATACTTTAGATAGACCCGGGCCTTGACTTATTTCGGTACAGCTCTCGCCGAATTAAAAAATGGTACCaatctataaatttttttttgttgattttaaaaaatgggACAATAAATGATGATTTGACTAACTATCCCAACAAGTAACCTAGAAGAGGAAataagtgtatatatatatatatatatatatatatatatatatatatataaaatccgATAAGTAGCATGAAACTAATTTGTACAATTTTGTTTTTTGgttatatataaatacttttTGTTGCTGAATAGTATGGTTTCAATTTATAATTTGAAGAAATTTCTATTCAACGAATTCGCTTGATATGATCAAAAACTTTACAATCTTCCTTCACGTGTGTATGAGTTAGTATAACGTATAAATATTTGACAAAAACATAAAGATCACCCAATCCCAATATATAGGTTAACGAGATCCTAACTATGTGGACACTACCCTCATTTCATTTCAACTGGTAAGATCTTGCCACAcatacaatttaaaaaaaaaaagtgggtccTATATATGCATGGGCAAATCTTGACCATCCATCCTATCATGAGGACAATGCCCACATGGATAAGATGAAATAAACCGAAtatatgataaataaatataacgCAACGACTGCTGCAGGAACTGGAGCATCATCAAGAAATGGAAAGCATCACCAATGCTCGGTTGGGTGAAAATGCCGGGAAACCCATCAGATGCAGAGGTATGCCATGCGCATTCTATCACAAAGATTTATTAGCCATTTTATTTTTCGCTTATCATTTATGGGATTTATTTATACTCGCACGCACACAAGATGTGTTTTAGAGTGTGTAAAACTCGTGGGTGCAGGGGCGCTGGCCAGGAAGCCAGGGGAGCCTCTGGTGATAGAGGAAGTGGTCGTGGCTCCTCCAAAATTTGGAGAAGTTCGAATTAAAATCATCTGCACTTCTCTCTGTTTCAGCGACGTCACTTTCTGGAAATTGGAAGTAAGTGTACGACTTGTTTTCGGATCATGGAacttaatttatgtttaatatgaaaGAAATCGTTGTTAAGTTTGTGTCTTTGATAGTTGTTGAATTGAATCAGCTTATGGTTTTTTTGGTCATTATTCGTTTACCGTTGTGAAGGATCATCCTGCTTGTTATCCAAGAATACTGGGACATGAAGCTATTGGGTAATTTTCATCAATCTCCctcttatattttatttcatttcataATGTGGACATTTTGAGCggaatgaaaatatttttttgctgGGGTTCGTTTAATGTTCTTTCGGGAGGCAAACATAAATTTATGAACTAATTTAATGCATTTTCCGAGCAATCGTAAGAGTGGATGAGCAGATAAATCCAACTATATTTCATATGAGGTCTGAATGAAGATAATACTTGTCTAGACATAAATTTTGTTTGTTACGCCTGAAAATGGGGTAGATGCAGCTGGAGatgaattgttttttttaaaaaaaaaaaagaaaaagaaattaagCTGTTTGTAAATGTTCTTAACATGATTTCTATTGTTTGACTTCTATGCATTGACAGTGTAGTTGAGAGTGTGGGCGAGGGAGTGAATGGCTTTGTTGAAGGTGATATGGTCATCCCGATATTTATATCAGAATGTGCTGAATGTGCGGATTGCAAATCAAATAAGAGTAATCTTTGTTCTACGTATCCCTTCAAGGTCTCTCCATGGATGCACGACGGTTCTAGCAGATTTACTGATCTTAATGGAGAAACATTATATCATTTCTTATTTGTGTCTAGTTTTATCGAGTACACAGTTGTGCATGTTACTAATATCACTAAAGTCGATCCGACAGTTCCTCCAGACCGGGCTTGCCTTCTTAGTTGTGGCGTGTCAACAGGTATGTTGAATTTCGACTTTGCCAAACACATTGACTATGAGATGAGGAAAATCAGGTAAAAACAGCCCCTACTAACATATGTCTGGTAGTCGATATGTCGCCATGATTGCGCCTAGGCAGGTTTGAGTTTGTGTTCCTATCACCATCTATATAACATATTAGCATGTAGTACAAAGCAGATGTCATACTCTAAGGTGGTTGTAAATGGCATATCTTTGGTCAagaagttttaattttttttctgtaTTTAAAAGGTATAGGAGCTGCCTGGAGATCAGCAAATGTTGAAGCAGGATCAACAGTTGCCATCTTTGGACTGGGATCAATAGGATTAGCCGTAAGAAAGTTTCCTGCCCTTGGTTCTTTTCTGTTGCTTTTTGATCGAGTCAGGATATTTTGAGACTTTGAGTAATTATTAAGGTTGCTGAGGGATCGAGATTATGTGGCGCGAGGAGAATAATAGGCATAGATGTGAACcccaaaaaatttgaaataggtGAGTTCATTCTCTTCAATATACTTCTTAACTATGAGTCGTGCGTAAATGCTAACAAACCAAACCAACCATACAGCTAAATCATTTGGTGTGACTGATTTTGTCGACTCAAGTATTGGCGGTGACAAGCCTGTAAGCCAGGTAGTTTACTTAACCCGAGTATATATTCTTGTTTTCAGAGACTCTGATAGCATCTATTTCGAGGAAAGAAACAACCTTGATGTTTTTTTGCATTGCATGCTGCCTTAGTCTTGTACATTTCTTTCTTAAGATAAGAAACGGTACAAATCCACTCGTTAAAACTTCTAAAACAAATTGTTGCTTTTGCTTTGTCAAGTGAGGATGAGCTACAATATCTGCAAGTATTGAAtccttttttttgttgttgttgtatTTTTTCAGATAGTTAACGAGATGACTGGTGGAGGAGCGGACTACTGCTTCGAATGTGTTGGGAAGGCATCCTTGGTTGAGGAAGCCTTTGCTTGTTGCCGAATGGTTTCCTTTTACCTAAAACAACTTCTATTTCCTTTTTAATGACTCGATCCAATCGTCGTTACAGATGCTAGTTTATactattttcttaatcattCGATCACTTTCCTGCATCATACATATGATTTACTGACACCACTCAACTTGGATGAGAAATACGTAAGGGGAGGGTGCAACTGCTATACAGTCATAAATATGTGTAGCTTTGTATACATTTACACACTTGCATATATGTATGAATGTATATGTGCGTTGATTATGCTATTATTTATGCTGTGTTTATAAATTATCTGTCCAACATCATATTGTACTGCATCTAACTGACCCtcaaattttaatttcaggGATGGGGGAAGACAATTGTTGTCGGAGTCGACAAACCAGGTGCACGAATATCGTTCAGCTCAAATGAAGTCCTCGTTCTTGGAAAAACAGTACAGGGATCCTTATTTGGAGGCCTCAAACCGAAATCCGACATCCCAATTCTCATCAAACGTTACATGGACAAGGTAGTTATCATTTGTGCACACGTTGTTGTCTCGACTTTTTGCAACGCgatatgatataataatatatttggaTGATTTTTGAGTCGTGTTTTACCTACATATAGGAATTGGAACTCGACAAGTTCGTGACTCATGAGGTTAGTTTTGAAGACATCAACAAAGCTTTTGATCTACTTATAAAAGGGAAGAGCCTCAGATGTGTGATTTGGA is part of the Primulina tabacum isolate GXHZ01 chromosome 18, ASM2559414v2, whole genome shotgun sequence genome and encodes:
- the LOC142533323 gene encoding alcohol dehydrogenase-like 7; the encoded protein is MESITNARLGENAGKPIRCRGALARKPGEPLVIEEVVVAPPKFGEVRIKIICTSLCFSDVTFWKLEDHPACYPRILGHEAIGVVESVGEGVNGFVEGDMVIPIFISECAECADCKSNKSNLCSTYPFKVSPWMHDGSSRFTDLNGETLYHFLFVSSFIEYTVVHVTNITKVDPTVPPDRACLLSCGVSTGIGAAWRSANVEAGSTVAIFGLGSIGLAVAEGSRLCGARRIIGIDVNPKKFEIAKSFGVTDFVDSSIGGDKPVSQIVNEMTGGGADYCFECVGKASLVEEAFACCRMGWGKTIVVGVDKPGARISFSSNEVLVLGKTVQGSLFGGLKPKSDIPILIKRYMDKELELDKFVTHEVSFEDINKAFDLLIKGKSLRCVIWMDK